A DNA window from Methylocystis heyeri contains the following coding sequences:
- a CDS encoding AraC family transcriptional regulator gives MTLADPLDDALDDLRISGSVLVHQARKPPWAVDVPREARLRELLGVGADMRVLPFHLAHRGGFDLSREGETVGRVNAPELLLLPGGKAHCLSDGFGARPEPLEAILRADAPHMTPHDEPGATELICGAFVMRAAPLNPLLGALPPALKVAAGGNGASSALAAAAAMLAAECGRRSRNGFTAQRLLEVLCAEAIRSYQQSAGDRDAGWFRGLADPKISEAVRHVHSEPGADWSVEVLAARVALSPSRFAARFRETMGESVMAYVSRWRVNVACRCLRETGAPLEHIAERVGYDSVPAFSRAFKARVGLSPAQWRREAASDAGRDP, from the coding sequence ATGACGCTCGCAGATCCCTTGGACGACGCGCTGGACGATCTGCGCATCTCCGGCTCGGTGCTGGTCCACCAGGCCCGCAAGCCGCCATGGGCGGTCGACGTTCCCAGGGAGGCCCGGCTTCGCGAGCTTCTCGGGGTCGGCGCGGACATGCGGGTGCTGCCGTTTCATCTCGCCCACCGCGGCGGCTTCGATCTCAGCCGCGAGGGCGAAACGGTCGGCAGGGTGAATGCCCCCGAGCTTCTGCTGCTGCCGGGCGGAAAGGCGCATTGCCTCTCGGACGGATTCGGCGCGCGGCCCGAACCGCTGGAGGCCATTCTTCGCGCAGACGCGCCTCATATGACGCCGCACGACGAGCCGGGAGCGACGGAATTGATCTGCGGCGCCTTCGTCATGCGCGCGGCTCCGCTCAACCCGCTCTTGGGCGCTTTGCCCCCGGCTCTCAAGGTCGCGGCCGGCGGAAACGGGGCCAGTTCGGCTTTGGCGGCGGCGGCGGCCATGCTCGCGGCCGAATGCGGCCGACGCTCCCGCAACGGCTTCACCGCCCAGCGGCTTCTGGAGGTGCTGTGCGCCGAGGCGATCCGTTCATATCAGCAGAGCGCGGGCGATCGGGACGCCGGCTGGTTCCGCGGTCTCGCGGACCCAAAAATTTCCGAGGCGGTGCGCCATGTGCATTCCGAGCCGGGCGCGGACTGGAGCGTGGAGGTTCTGGCGGCGCGGGTGGCGCTGTCGCCCTCCCGATTCGCGGCGCGATTCCGGGAGACCATGGGGGAGAGCGTGATGGCCTATGTGAGCCGATGGCGCGTCAATGTGGCCTGCCGCTGTCTGCGCGAAACCGGGGCGCCCCTCGAACATATTGCCGAGCGCGTCGGCTACGACAGCGTTCCTGCCTTCAGCCGGGCGTTCAAGGCGCGGGTCGGTCTTTCGCCGGCCCAATGGCGCCGGGAGGCGGCGTCCGACGCCGGGCGTGATCCGTAA
- a CDS encoding glycoside hydrolase family 25 protein: MRALNTFRSLSLLAAPMAAAFLLASCGSGVDPTYGHRSPRFATSAPLSHPKRDPDFLAYAVPESELPNFPATLSSNYAVHGVDVSKYQGNIDWEAVRDSGVSFAFIKATEGGDAIDSKFERNWEAARAAGIPRGAYHFVYWCRPPHEEIGNFKNIVPVEPDALPPVLDVEATPTSRTCKRTLYREEVLADMRKMLEELERHYGKKPIIYSSVDFYQAILHSDALSEYPIWVRSTKYHPTVRYGSRKWTFWQYRSDGSVPGIPGAVDQNAFHGNHEQWRRWLKGQTEGEIAEHAQ, translated from the coding sequence ATGCGCGCCTTGAACACTTTCCGATCGCTATCGCTGCTGGCGGCGCCGATGGCCGCCGCCTTTCTTCTCGCCTCCTGCGGGAGCGGCGTAGACCCCACCTACGGCCACCGCTCGCCGCGCTTTGCGACCAGCGCGCCGCTCTCCCATCCCAAGCGGGACCCGGACTTCCTCGCCTATGCGGTGCCGGAGTCGGAACTGCCCAATTTTCCCGCCACCCTGAGCTCCAATTACGCCGTTCACGGCGTCGACGTCTCCAAATACCAGGGCAATATCGACTGGGAGGCGGTCAGGGATTCCGGCGTGTCCTTCGCCTTCATCAAGGCGACCGAGGGCGGCGACGCGATAGACTCGAAATTCGAGCGCAACTGGGAGGCCGCAAGGGCCGCGGGCATTCCGCGCGGCGCTTATCATTTCGTCTACTGGTGCCGTCCTCCGCATGAGGAAATCGGCAATTTCAAGAACATCGTGCCGGTCGAGCCGGACGCCCTGCCGCCGGTGCTCGACGTCGAGGCGACGCCCACTTCCAGAACCTGCAAACGCACGCTCTACCGGGAAGAAGTTCTCGCCGACATGCGCAAGATGCTCGAAGAACTGGAGCGTCACTACGGCAAGAAGCCAATCATCTATTCCTCGGTGGATTTCTATCAGGCCATCCTGCACTCGGACGCCCTGTCGGAATATCCGATATGGGTGCGCTCGACCAAATACCACCCGACTGTGCGCTACGGGTCGCGCAAATGGACCTTCTGGCAATATCGCTCCGACGGCTCGGTTCCGGGCATTCCCGGCGCCGTGGACCAGAACGCGTTCCACGGCAACCACGAGCAATGGCGCAGATGGCTCAAAGGGCAGACCGAGGGAGAAATCGCCGAGCACGCGCAATAA
- the mgtE gene encoding magnesium transporter, with product MTFDSEETETDPNIFRDESGEPRGDFVERVERAVAEGDSAQVHELVGALHESDLGALLELLDHETRNRLIALMGADFDFVALTEVGETTREDILEELPVETLAEAVRDLESDDAVAILEALEPEEQAEVLEALPAHERVILRRSLDCPEDSAGRLMQTTLIAVPPFWTAGQVLDFFRNTDPDELPDNFFEVFVVDPGYRLLGTVFLDALVREAPTKRVDEIMQADRRRVHPTDESAEVARLFERYNLVSVPVVDEAERLVGVITIDDIVDVLEAAATEEIKALGGVSPAEELSDNFWQTAKSRFLWLLINLGTAFIASSVLRLFESQLQQMVALAVLAPIVASQGGNSATQTMTVAVRALATRELSRANATRIILRELAAGALNGAAFGLITGVVAANWFQNIGIAPVMGLAMCTNLVAGALGGILVPLTLDRFEIDPAVSSSAFVTTVTDVVGYGAFLSIASLWFGLY from the coding sequence ATGACCTTCGATAGTGAAGAAACCGAGACCGACCCGAACATTTTTCGCGACGAGAGCGGAGAGCCCCGCGGCGATTTCGTCGAAAGGGTGGAACGCGCCGTCGCCGAAGGAGATTCGGCCCAGGTCCATGAGCTCGTAGGCGCTCTGCACGAGTCTGACCTCGGCGCGCTGCTGGAGCTGCTGGATCACGAAACCCGCAACCGCCTGATCGCGCTGATGGGCGCGGATTTCGACTTCGTGGCGCTCACGGAAGTCGGCGAAACCACGCGCGAGGACATTCTCGAGGAGCTGCCGGTCGAAACGCTGGCGGAAGCGGTGCGCGACCTCGAGAGCGACGACGCGGTGGCGATCCTCGAGGCGCTGGAGCCCGAGGAACAAGCCGAGGTTCTGGAGGCGCTGCCCGCGCATGAGCGCGTCATCCTGCGCCGCTCGCTGGATTGTCCCGAGGACAGCGCCGGCCGCCTGATGCAGACCACGCTGATCGCGGTTCCGCCCTTCTGGACCGCGGGCCAGGTGCTCGACTTCTTCCGCAACACCGACCCGGACGAGCTGCCGGACAATTTCTTCGAAGTGTTCGTCGTCGACCCCGGCTATCGCCTGCTAGGAACCGTGTTTCTCGACGCGCTGGTGCGCGAGGCGCCGACCAAGAGAGTCGACGAGATCATGCAGGCCGACCGTCGCCGCGTGCATCCGACCGACGAGAGCGCCGAGGTGGCGCGGCTGTTCGAGCGCTACAATCTCGTCTCGGTCCCCGTGGTGGACGAGGCCGAACGGCTCGTCGGCGTCATAACCATCGACGATATCGTCGACGTTCTGGAAGCTGCGGCGACCGAGGAGATCAAGGCGCTCGGCGGCGTCAGCCCGGCGGAAGAACTGTCCGACAATTTTTGGCAAACGGCGAAAAGCCGGTTCCTGTGGCTGCTCATCAACCTCGGCACCGCCTTCATAGCTTCCTCTGTGCTGCGGCTGTTCGAAAGCCAGTTGCAGCAGATGGTCGCGCTGGCGGTGCTCGCGCCCATCGTCGCGAGCCAGGGCGGCAATTCCGCCACCCAGACCATGACGGTGGCGGTCCGCGCCCTGGCGACGCGGGAATTGTCCCGCGCCAACGCCACTCGGATCATTTTGCGCGAGCTCGCCGCCGGCGCCCTGAATGGGGCCGCTTTCGGCCTTATAACAGGCGTAGTTGCGGCCAATTGGTTTCAAAATATCGGCATAGCGCCTGTGATGGGGCTCGCCATGTGCACCAATCTCGTCGCCGGCGCCCTTGGGGGAATACTGGTGCCGCTCACGCTCGATCGTTTTGAAATCGACCCGGCGGTGTCCTCCTCCGCTTTCGTGACCACTGTGACCGACGTCGTGGGCTACGGGGCGTTTCTCTCCATCGCCAGCCTGTGGTTCGGACTTTATTAA